Proteins found in one Paenibacillus sp. FSL R10-2782 genomic segment:
- the rplD gene encoding 50S ribosomal protein L4 — protein sequence MPKVALFNISGSQVGEIELNDAVFGIEPNKHVLHDAVVMQLASLRQGTHKVKGRSEVRGGGRKPWKQKGTGRARQGSIRAPQWVGGGTVFGPTPRSYAYKLPKKVRRLAIKSALSSKVIENEIIVLDALTLNGPKTKEFAAILNNLKADRKALIVAPSYDDNVALSARNIPGVKFVAADGINVLDVLGHDKLIITKEAVQKVEEVLA from the coding sequence ATGCCAAAAGTAGCACTTTTTAATATTAGCGGCAGCCAAGTTGGCGAAATTGAATTGAACGACGCAGTATTCGGTATCGAACCGAATAAACACGTTCTTCATGACGCTGTTGTTATGCAATTGGCTTCCCTGCGTCAAGGTACTCACAAAGTAAAAGGACGTTCTGAAGTACGTGGTGGCGGACGTAAACCTTGGAAACAAAAAGGTACTGGCCGCGCTCGTCAAGGTTCGATCCGTGCACCGCAATGGGTTGGTGGCGGTACTGTATTTGGTCCGACTCCACGTAGCTATGCTTACAAATTGCCTAAAAAGGTTCGTCGCTTGGCGATCAAATCTGCTTTGTCTTCCAAAGTGATTGAGAATGAAATCATCGTATTGGACGCTCTTACACTGAACGGACCTAAAACGAAAGAATTCGCAGCCATTTTGAATAACCTTAAAGCTGACCGTAAAGCATTGATCGTAGCTCCTAGCTATGATGATAATGTGGCTCTGTCCGCTCGTAATATTCCTGGTGTGAAGTTTGTAGCCGCAGACGGCATTAATGTTCTTGACGTGCTTGGACACGACAAACTGATCATTAC
- the rplC gene encoding 50S ribosomal protein L3 encodes MKGILGKKLGMTQVFTPEGNVLAVTVIEAGPCVVLQKKDLENDGYEAIQLGFSDKKEKRSNKPEAGHAKKANTAPKRYVRELRGIDLAAYEVGQELKADVFTEGEFVDVTGISKGKGFAGVIKRWGQSRGPMAHGSRYHRGPGSMGSIQANRVPKGKHLPGHMGHETVTIQRLEVVKIDTERNVLLVKGSIPGPKNSFVKVLETVKK; translated from the coding sequence ATGAAAGGTATCTTAGGAAAAAAACTCGGAATGACTCAAGTGTTTACCCCTGAAGGTAACGTACTTGCTGTTACGGTTATCGAAGCGGGCCCTTGTGTTGTTCTGCAAAAGAAAGATCTGGAAAACGATGGATACGAAGCTATTCAACTCGGTTTCTCTGATAAAAAAGAAAAAAGATCCAATAAACCTGAAGCAGGACATGCGAAAAAAGCAAATACTGCACCTAAGCGCTACGTTCGTGAACTTCGTGGCATCGACCTTGCTGCGTACGAGGTTGGCCAAGAACTGAAGGCTGATGTCTTCACAGAAGGCGAATTCGTTGACGTAACAGGTATTTCTAAAGGTAAAGGTTTTGCCGGCGTTATCAAACGTTGGGGACAAAGCCGCGGACCAATGGCACACGGCTCGCGTTACCACAGAGGTCCAGGTTCGATGGGCTCCATTCAAGCTAACCGCGTTCCTAAAGGTAAACACCTGCCAGGACACATGGGGCATGAAACGGTAACGATCCAACGCCTTGAAGTTGTTAAGATCGATACAGAACGTAATGTATTGCTCGTGAAGGGCTCCATTCCAGGACCTAAAAACAGCTTCGTTAAAGTACTAGAAACGGTGAAAAAATAA
- the rpsJ gene encoding 30S ribosomal protein S10 yields MAKQKIRIRLKAYDHRILDQSAEKIVETAKRSGAGVSGPIPLPTEKQIITILRAVHKYKDSREQFEMRTHKRLIDIVNPTPQTVDALMRLDLPSGVDIEIKL; encoded by the coding sequence ATGGCAAAGCAAAAGATTCGTATTCGTTTGAAAGCTTACGACCACAGAATTCTTGATCAATCCGCTGAGAAAATTGTTGAAACAGCTAAACGTTCGGGCGCAGGTGTATCCGGACCAATTCCGCTGCCAACCGAAAAACAAATCATTACTATTCTCCGTGCGGTACACAAGTACAAGGATTCCCGGGAGCAGTTCGAAATGCGCACACATAAGCGTTTGATCGACATTGTTAACCCGACTCCACAAACTGTGGATGCCTTGATGCGCTTGGACCTGCCGTCCGGTGTAGATATCGAAATTAAATTGTAA